From the Streptomyces nodosus genome, the window GCGGGCCAGGAACACGCCGATGGTGGCGGCCGCCAGGGCCGAGATCAGACCGCCCAGTGCAAAGCCGACCCGGGCGCCGTACACATCGGTGACCCAGCCGACCAGGGGCGCGCCCAGCGGCGTACCGCCCATGAAGACCATCATGAACAGGGCCATGACGCGACCGCGCATCGCCGGGTCGGTGCCCATCTGGACCGCGGTGTTCGCGGTGACGTTCACCGTGAGGCCGAAGATCCCGATCGGGACCATCAGCAGCGAGAACAACCACAGCGACGGGGCCACGGCGGCCACGATCTCCAGCGCGCCGAAGGCGGCGGCCGCCGCGATCAGCACGCGCAGCCGGGTCGTACCGCGGCGGGCGGCCAGCAGGGCGCCCGCGAGCGAGCCGAGCGCCATCAGGGTGTTGAAGAGGCTGTAGGCCCCGGCACCCGCATGGAAGACATGGTCCGCGTACGCCGACAGCCAGACCGGGAAGTTGAAGCCGAAGGTGCCGATGAACCCGACCAGGACGATCGGCCAGATCAGCTCCGGACGGCGGGCGACATAGCGCAGACCCTCACGGAGCTGGCCCCGGCCGCGCGGAGTGGGCTCCACTACATGCAGCTCACGGGCCCGCATCAGCATCAGACCCGCGATGGGGGCGATGAAGGACAGGCCGTTGAGCAGGAAGGCCCAGCCCGTGCCGACGCCGGTGATCAGGACGCCCGCCACCGCGGGGCCGACCAGCCGGGCGGACTGGAAGTTGGCCGAGTTCAGACTGACCGCGTTCTGGAGCTGGCCGGGGCCGACCATCTCGGAGACGAAGGACTGCCGGGCCGGGTTGTCCAGAACCGTGGCGAGTCCGACGGCGAAGGCGGCGAGATAGACATGCCAGACCTGGACATGGCCGGAAAGCGTCAGAAAGGCGAGGGCGAGGCCGGTGGCGCCCATGGCCGACTGGGTGACCAGCAGCGTGGGGCGCTTGGGGAGGCGGTCGACGAGGACGCCGCCGTACAGGCCGAAGAGCAGCATCGGCAGGAACTGCAGCGCCGTGGTGACACCGACGGCGGTGGAGGAGCCGGTCAGGCTCAGCACCAGCCAGTCCTGGGCGATGCGTTGCATCCAGGTGCCGGTGTTGGAGACGACCTGGCCCAGGAAGAACAGCCGGTAGTTCCGGACGCGCAGCGAGCTGAACATCCCGGGTTT encodes:
- a CDS encoding MFS transporter: MSTGSGADSAPAPAAHDFPSAHESHPTDRTASSASECPPPAASGLPAAPAASGGPAPAERRTPERRKPGMFSSLRVRNYRLFFLGQVVSNTGTWMQRIAQDWLVLSLTGSSTAVGVTTALQFLPMLLFGLYGGVLVDRLPKRPTLLVTQSAMGATGLALAFLTLSGHVQVWHVYLAAFAVGLATVLDNPARQSFVSEMVGPGQLQNAVSLNSANFQSARLVGPAVAGVLITGVGTGWAFLLNGLSFIAPIAGLMLMRARELHVVEPTPRGRGQLREGLRYVARRPELIWPIVLVGFIGTFGFNFPVWLSAYADHVFHAGAGAYSLFNTLMALGSLAGALLAARRGTTRLRVLIAAAAAFGALEIVAAVAPSLWLFSLLMVPIGIFGLTVNVTANTAVQMGTDPAMRGRVMALFMMVFMGGTPLGAPLVGWVTDVYGARVGFALGGLISALAAATIGVFLARAAGVRPTVGWHRGHPRVRFVPREQPQPVVTAV